ATAGCGAAAGCGTTGAGATAGCACCTTTTCAGCTTATATGGAGGACTAAGAAATTTCTAAACTTTATATATAAAATCGGAAGGGAAAAAAAGAATTTTTGGAAAATTTATGGAGATGTGGGGATAGTAGTCGGATTCGCTGGCATGGGTGTTGTCCTATATTACCTTGCTCGTCAAGCATATAAGATACTACACCCCCAGGGCCCAGTAGCCCCTGGAGCCCAACTTGTTATTCCCGGGGTCACGATCCCCCTAACTTATGGATTAATAGCTCTCGCAATTTTGTTAGTTGTTCACGAATTGAGTCATGGATTTGTAGCTGTGGCAGAGGAAATACCCCTAAAATCCGTAGGATTAGTTCTACTATTCATAATCCCCGGGGCGTTCGTGGAACCTGATGAAGATGCCTTTAAGAAAGCTTCATTAAGGAGCAGGTTAAGGGTTCTTGGAGCTGGAAGTTTTGCAAATATAATAGTGGCCTTAATTGCTCTTTTAATAATTAATGGAATAGGACTCGCTTTTGAGCCTGCTGGAGTGGAGATTCAAGGAGTTATAGAAGGAAGCCCAGCAGAAGGAATCCTCCATCCAGGAGATATAATAATTGGAATTAATGGGGAGAATTTCACAACGA
This is a stretch of genomic DNA from Pyrococcus kukulkanii. It encodes these proteins:
- a CDS encoding site-2 protease family protein: MSLITIILAILAFWALIMVLSVTKFKNSESVEIAPFQLIWRTKKFLNFIYKIGREKKNFWKIYGDVGIVVGFAGMGVVLYYLARQAYKILHPQGPVAPGAQLVIPGVTIPLTYGLIALAILLVVHELSHGFVAVAEEIPLKSVGLVLLFIIPGAFVEPDEDAFKKASLRSRLRVLGAGSFANIIVALIALLIINGIGLAFEPAGVEIQGVIEGSPAEGILHPGDIIIGINGENFTTIEEFIKIMNETRPNQTITLTVLRDGKIETLKITLAKHPEKPGKGFIGIYPTQHLTSKIGFTKGLMVLFFTFYWIYVLNIGIGLMNLLPLYPLDGGRMLMDTLTEKFPRLGKPIGYSIVALSLVLLIINILPSIRGLTG